A single region of the Acinetobacter sp. WCHA45 genome encodes:
- a CDS encoding alpha/beta hydrolase, translating to MSEQVFIQGPVGQIEMFVDQPQGEITGFAVVCHPHPLQGGTPHHKVPVLLAQIFNEMGCMVYRPSFRGLAGSEGTHDQGHGETDDIMAVIEYAREKHAGLTFYAGGFSFGSHVLAKCQAQLSEELRPKQLVLCGLPTGSVIDLRHYTTPAIDGNILFIHGEQDDITLLSDMIAWAKPQKHPITILPGANHFFTGYLKQLRQVIARFLKL from the coding sequence ATGTCTGAGCAAGTATTCATCCAAGGTCCTGTTGGTCAAATTGAAATGTTTGTAGATCAACCCCAAGGTGAAATCACAGGTTTTGCTGTCGTCTGCCATCCACATCCTTTGCAAGGTGGTACACCGCATCATAAAGTTCCTGTACTACTGGCTCAGATTTTTAATGAGATGGGATGTATGGTTTACCGTCCTAGCTTCCGTGGCTTAGCTGGCAGTGAAGGTACACATGATCAAGGTCATGGTGAAACAGATGACATTATGGCAGTGATTGAATATGCCCGTGAGAAGCATGCAGGTTTAACCTTCTATGCAGGTGGTTTTAGCTTTGGTTCACATGTACTGGCAAAATGCCAAGCACAACTCAGCGAAGAATTACGTCCGAAGCAATTAGTGCTATGTGGCTTGCCAACAGGCTCAGTGATTGACTTACGCCACTACACAACCCCAGCAATTGATGGCAATATCTTATTTATACACGGCGAACAAGATGACATCACCTTGCTTTCAGATATGATTGCTTGGGCAAAACCACAAAAACATCCGATCACGATTTTGCCAGGTGCAAACCATTTCTTTACAGGTTATCTAAAACAGTTACGCCAAGTGATTGCTCGCTTTTTAAAACTGTAG
- the yaaA gene encoding peroxide stress protein YaaA, with product MLALISPAKTLDYTTALPTDTHTQPRLLAQSQQLIDVCRKLSATEIASLMTVSEKIANLNVERFRDWNADFDFSNARQALFAFKGDVYTGLDAYHLKDQDIDFAQQHLRMLSGLYGLLRPLDLMMPYRLEMGTKLKNTRGHNLYEFWGSIITDQINQDLAEIDAKVLVNLASDEYYKSVNEKKIQAEIIKPVFLDQKNGKYKVISFYAKKARGLMARYLIENKLSQVEQLKAFDSEGYYFDAESSSNKELVFKRDEQHAA from the coding sequence ATGCTTGCTTTAATTTCTCCTGCTAAAACACTCGATTACACCACAGCACTTCCTACAGATACACATACCCAACCACGTTTGTTGGCGCAATCACAACAATTGATTGATGTTTGTCGCAAGCTTTCTGCGACAGAAATTGCATCGTTGATGACCGTGAGTGAAAAAATTGCCAATTTAAATGTAGAGCGTTTTCGTGACTGGAATGCAGATTTTGATTTTTCCAATGCACGTCAAGCTTTGTTTGCATTTAAAGGTGATGTGTACACGGGTTTAGATGCTTATCACTTAAAAGACCAAGATATTGATTTTGCCCAACAGCATTTACGTATGTTGTCTGGTCTTTATGGTTTATTGCGTCCGTTAGACTTGATGATGCCGTACCGTTTGGAAATGGGCACTAAATTGAAAAATACCCGTGGCCATAATCTATATGAATTCTGGGGCAGTATTATCACCGATCAAATTAACCAAGATTTAGCTGAAATTGATGCAAAAGTGTTGGTAAATTTAGCCTCTGACGAATATTATAAATCTGTGAATGAAAAGAAAATTCAGGCAGAAATTATCAAGCCTGTATTCTTGGATCAGAAGAACGGAAAATATAAAGTCATCAGTTTCTATGCGAAAAAAGCGCGTGGTCTAATGGCAAGATACTTGATTGAAAATAAATTAAGCCAAGTAGAACAATTAAAAGCATTTGATAGTGAAGGGTATTACTTTGATGCTGAAAGTTCATCGAATAAAGAATTGGTCTTTAAGCGAGATGAGCAACACGCAGCTTAG
- a CDS encoding metal-dependent hydrolase, with the protein MPQYLSTLEKSWFELHQHYHFSEPLKVFNKLIAAYSEKQRAYHTLQHLYECLVLVDSIRADLIDADAVALALWFHDAVYDPQAKDNELKSAELFEQYLAQDLSFDIVQKIKRWILVTQKHEATNELDLQFLLDIDLAILAASPERFTEYEQQIQQEYAWVYPDIYLIKRKQVLAHFYQTEPLYQTEYFQQNFEQRAKENLKFNLF; encoded by the coding sequence ATGCCGCAGTATTTATCTACATTAGAAAAATCATGGTTTGAGCTGCATCAGCATTATCATTTTTCAGAGCCGCTGAAAGTTTTTAATAAGTTGATTGCTGCCTACAGTGAAAAGCAGCGGGCTTATCATACGCTACAACATTTGTATGAATGTCTAGTTCTAGTTGACTCGATTCGAGCTGATTTAATTGATGCGGATGCTGTAGCATTGGCGCTCTGGTTCCATGATGCAGTTTATGACCCACAAGCCAAAGATAATGAACTTAAAAGTGCTGAGCTGTTCGAGCAGTATTTGGCTCAAGATTTATCATTTGATATTGTTCAAAAGATTAAGCGATGGATTCTTGTCACGCAAAAGCATGAAGCAACGAATGAACTAGATTTACAGTTTTTACTAGATATTGATTTGGCGATTCTAGCAGCTTCACCTGAGCGTTTTACGGAATATGAACAGCAGATTCAGCAGGAATATGCTTGGGTATATCCAGATATTTATTTGATTAAAAGAAAACAAGTTCTAGCACATTTTTATCAGACAGAACCGCTGTATCAAACTGAATATTTTCAACAGAATTTTGAGCAAAGGGCGAAAGAGAACTTAAAATTTAACCTTTTTTAG
- a CDS encoding ArsR/SmtB family transcription factor: MQKDIEINVMRESASSIVNVLKSLANTDRLIILCHLAKQELNVSQIEEATHILQPTLSQQLMMLRKSNVVSTRRDGKQIFYSISDPKLQVVLTTLYENYCPNI, encoded by the coding sequence ATGCAAAAGGATATAGAGATCAACGTGATGAGAGAGTCTGCAAGCTCTATTGTCAATGTACTTAAGTCTTTGGCAAACACAGATCGCTTAATTATTTTATGTCATTTAGCCAAACAAGAATTAAATGTGTCTCAAATTGAAGAAGCTACTCATATCCTACAACCTACCCTGTCACAACAGCTTATGATGTTAAGAAAAAGTAATGTAGTTTCTACACGTCGGGATGGAAAGCAAATCTTTTATTCAATTAGTGACCCTAAGTTACAGGTTGTTTTAACAACGCTTTATGAAAATTATTGTCCTAATATCTGA
- a CDS encoding TetR/AcrR family transcriptional regulator, with the protein MSKKEDIINTALKLFNSHSYNSIGVDRIISESGVAKMTFYKYFPSKEKLIEECLLQRNINLQISLNETLAQCDQSNYLEQIESIFKWYNAWFQSEDFNGCMFQKAFEEVIKIYPSTLEPATQYKIWLTALIQNLLTHLDIRSPTHLATLIVSILDGITIQAHVNKNSVEMSEYWTRVEHLINFEKQITS; encoded by the coding sequence ATGTCAAAAAAAGAAGATATTATTAACACAGCATTAAAACTTTTTAACTCGCATAGCTACAATTCGATTGGGGTTGATCGAATTATTAGTGAGTCAGGCGTTGCAAAAATGACATTCTATAAATATTTTCCATCGAAGGAAAAGCTTATTGAGGAATGTTTACTTCAACGTAATATTAACCTTCAAATCTCATTGAATGAAACATTAGCTCAATGTGATCAATCAAATTATTTAGAGCAAATTGAATCGATATTCAAATGGTACAATGCCTGGTTCCAAAGCGAAGACTTTAACGGCTGTATGTTCCAAAAAGCATTTGAAGAAGTGATTAAAATTTACCCTTCGACTCTTGAACCTGCGACACAATATAAAATATGGCTAACGGCCTTGATCCAAAACTTACTGACTCATTTAGATATTCGAAGCCCGACACACTTAGCTACATTAATCGTAAGTATTTTAGATGGAATCACCATCCAAGCGCATGTAAATAAAAACTCTGTTGAAATGAGTGAGTATTGGACTCGCGTAGAACATTTAATTAATTTTGAAAAGCAAATAACATCCTAA
- a CDS encoding LysR family transcriptional regulator, which yields MLELRHLKTLIALREHGSLVAAATDLCLTPSAISHQLKELDHWYGVEVVNRRSRPVSFSNVGERLLRLADDVLPQVQIAQTDITRIVHGQTGRIIFSSECHSCFDWLMPLLNQYRQQYPDVDLDFAAGFESNPHELLQNAEFDLLITADPIALKGIEYFPIFEYESRLVLSTTHPLVRKEIILVEDLAEQTLITYPVDKHRLDIMAHLFIPANIQPKHIRTTDLTQMLIQLVASGRGIAALPDWVVNEYEQKGWVVSRRLDCVSPQGLRRTLYAGYRTEDKEKNYFEGFLKQLEKFSKKRAMYYED from the coding sequence GTGTTAGAACTTCGTCATTTAAAAACATTAATTGCACTACGTGAGCATGGTTCATTGGTTGCTGCTGCGACAGATCTATGCCTAACTCCTTCAGCAATTTCGCATCAATTAAAAGAACTTGATCATTGGTATGGTGTAGAAGTTGTTAATCGCCGTAGTCGTCCAGTAAGTTTTTCCAATGTCGGCGAGCGATTGCTTCGACTAGCAGATGATGTGTTGCCTCAGGTTCAGATAGCACAAACGGATATTACTCGTATCGTGCATGGACAAACGGGGAGAATTATTTTTTCATCTGAATGTCATAGTTGTTTTGACTGGCTGATGCCTTTATTAAATCAATATCGCCAGCAATATCCAGATGTCGATTTAGATTTTGCAGCGGGTTTTGAGTCTAATCCGCATGAATTATTGCAAAATGCCGAGTTTGATTTATTAATCACTGCTGATCCAATTGCACTCAAAGGGATTGAATACTTTCCGATTTTTGAATACGAGTCACGGTTAGTACTCTCAACGACACATCCATTGGTGCGTAAAGAAATAATCCTAGTTGAAGATTTGGCTGAACAAACGTTGATTACTTATCCAGTTGATAAACATCGTTTAGATATCATGGCGCATTTATTCATTCCAGCAAATATTCAACCTAAGCATATTCGAACGACTGATTTAACGCAGATGTTAATTCAGTTGGTTGCCAGTGGGCGTGGTATTGCTGCTTTACCTGATTGGGTCGTTAATGAATATGAACAAAAGGGATGGGTTGTCAGCCGTCGTTTAGACTGTGTGTCGCCGCAAGGATTGAGACGCACATTATATGCAGGCTACCGTACTGAAGATAAGGAGAAGAATTACTTTGAAGGTTTTCTGAAGCAACTTGAGAAATTTTCAAAGAAGCGTGCGATGTATTATGAAGATTGA
- a CDS encoding mechanosensitive ion channel family protein has product MNYLSFISEIRSELSQYPWLEMLISFAILIFLAALANFIAKRIIVRGIRHIITKLKSPHQSIFAQHSVTRRFANIVPAIVIMNGISAVPHLPLKVITLIQMGAQAFIFLTLALSISEALNIFNLLYQRNPKSRNKPIKGYLQLIKLILFVVCGLMILGTFLKKDVFTLLAGFGAMAAVLMLVFQNTILSLVASVQIASYDMVRIGDWIEMPSLNADGDVIDISLHTVTVQNFDKTLTTIPTNKLVTDTFRNWRGMSNSGCRRIKRSIFLDQSSVHFMTDSEQRKLKDFLLLDHYLDAKQDEINKFNDHLSNQSECNQRRLTNVGTFRAYVEFYLRQHQGIAQNQTILVRQLQPTSEGLPLEIYAFTNTTAWASYEAIQSDIFDHLIAIIPEFGLRIYQAPSGYDFKNYLPVKDAQI; this is encoded by the coding sequence TTGAATTATTTAAGTTTTATTAGCGAAATTAGAAGTGAATTAAGCCAATACCCTTGGTTAGAAATGCTCATTTCATTCGCAATTTTGATTTTTCTAGCGGCTTTAGCAAATTTTATTGCCAAAAGAATTATTGTGCGTGGTATCCGCCATATCATTACAAAGCTTAAGTCACCCCATCAATCAATTTTTGCCCAACACAGCGTTACACGTCGATTTGCAAATATCGTTCCTGCGATAGTCATCATGAATGGGATCAGTGCAGTTCCCCATCTTCCATTAAAAGTAATTACATTAATACAAATGGGAGCGCAGGCATTTATTTTTCTCACGCTTGCTTTATCAATTAGTGAAGCACTGAATATTTTTAACTTATTGTATCAACGCAATCCAAAATCGAGAAATAAACCCATCAAAGGTTATTTACAGCTGATCAAACTGATTTTATTCGTTGTCTGTGGTCTTATGATTTTAGGTACTTTTCTTAAAAAAGATGTGTTTACTTTACTCGCAGGCTTCGGTGCAATGGCAGCAGTTCTCATGCTGGTCTTCCAAAATACGATCCTCTCTTTAGTCGCAAGTGTACAAATTGCCTCTTATGATATGGTTCGCATTGGAGACTGGATTGAGATGCCCTCTTTAAATGCGGATGGCGATGTGATTGATATATCTCTGCATACAGTGACCGTACAAAATTTCGATAAAACACTGACCACCATTCCGACCAACAAACTTGTCACTGATACATTTAGAAACTGGCGTGGTATGAGTAATTCAGGCTGCCGTCGTATTAAACGTTCAATATTTCTTGATCAAAGTAGTGTTCACTTTATGACTGATAGTGAACAGCGAAAATTAAAAGACTTTTTACTTTTAGACCATTATCTTGATGCAAAACAAGATGAAATTAATAAGTTTAATGATCATTTAAGCAATCAATCAGAATGCAACCAACGTCGTTTAACCAATGTAGGAACATTCCGTGCTTATGTAGAGTTCTATTTACGCCAACATCAAGGTATTGCGCAGAATCAAACTATTTTAGTTCGTCAACTACAACCCACTAGTGAAGGTCTACCTTTAGAAATTTATGCATTTACAAATACGACAGCATGGGCATCTTACGAAGCAATTCAATCTGATATCTTCGATCATTTGATTGCAATTATTCCTGAATTTGGTTTGAGAATTTATCAAGCACCGTCAGGATATGATTTTAAAAACTATTTACCTGTTAAAGATGCTCAAATCTAA
- a CDS encoding DUF2058 domain-containing protein — translation MVKNALQAQLLKAGLVDNKKAKKLTKQVQHEQRTGQHDDASLKAEIDRVNQEKLAKDQALNLEKQKVLEEKALKASIIQMIKQHKILQTEGDVTYQFIDEGKIKKVYLSQQVYNALVTGSLVIAKDQDKYAYLPKALAEKIDQKMQGFILVNNNTEKNDQATDEEDPYAAYVIPDDLMW, via the coding sequence ATGGTTAAAAATGCATTACAAGCTCAGTTACTCAAAGCGGGTTTGGTCGACAATAAAAAAGCCAAAAAATTAACCAAACAGGTGCAACATGAGCAACGCACTGGACAACATGATGATGCCTCATTAAAAGCTGAAATCGATCGAGTGAATCAAGAGAAATTAGCCAAAGACCAAGCACTGAATTTAGAAAAACAAAAGGTTTTAGAAGAAAAGGCCCTTAAAGCTTCAATTATTCAAATGATCAAGCAACATAAAATTTTGCAAACAGAGGGTGATGTTACCTATCAATTCATTGATGAGGGGAAAATCAAAAAGGTTTATCTTTCACAACAAGTTTATAATGCGTTAGTGACGGGTTCTTTAGTTATTGCTAAAGATCAAGATAAATATGCTTATCTCCCTAAAGCTCTTGCAGAAAAAATTGATCAGAAAATGCAAGGATTTATTCTGGTTAACAATAATACTGAGAAAAATGATCAAGCAACTGATGAAGAAGATCCATACGCGGCTTATGTCATTCCAGATGATTTAATGTGGTAA
- a CDS encoding YoaK family protein: MPLQRLPNWIQLGAFLLALNAGMVNVLGLFTVLHQSVSHMTGNVSMLAMSLLQWQPEHFIYLSLVVLCFVIGSFYSGLILGDSNVSFGHHYGFPLSLVAAFLFLTWLLLPYFPRYGLLWACVAMGVQNAMVSHYKGAIIRTTHLSGVLTDIGLTLGYKVRGLKIENRRIFLHLLIFLGFFIGGLIASLLYPYLKLQTFLIPASLSLTMSIAYWVIYFRSSSNSNSD, translated from the coding sequence ATGCCCTTACAGCGTTTACCAAACTGGATTCAACTTGGTGCTTTTTTACTCGCACTAAATGCTGGTATGGTTAACGTATTGGGGCTATTTACTGTTCTACATCAATCAGTTTCACACATGACTGGCAACGTCAGCATGCTGGCAATGAGTTTGCTACAATGGCAACCAGAGCATTTTATTTATCTCAGTTTAGTAGTTTTATGCTTCGTGATTGGATCGTTTTACAGCGGTCTCATTCTTGGGGATAGCAATGTCTCTTTTGGTCATCATTACGGTTTCCCACTTAGTTTAGTTGCTGCATTTCTATTTTTAACTTGGCTTTTGTTACCTTACTTCCCGCGCTATGGTTTGTTATGGGCATGTGTCGCCATGGGCGTACAAAATGCGATGGTCAGTCACTATAAAGGTGCAATTATCCGTACAACACATTTATCAGGCGTTTTAACGGATATTGGTTTAACCTTAGGTTATAAAGTTCGTGGTCTAAAAATAGAAAATAGGCGTATTTTTTTACACTTGCTCATCTTTCTAGGATTTTTTATCGGTGGGCTTATTGCGAGTTTGCTTTATCCTTATTTAAAATTACAAACTTTTCTAATACCAGCAAGTTTAAGTCTGACCATGAGTATAGCTTACTGGGTAATTTACTTTCGCTCTTCATCAAACTCGAATTCGGATTGA
- the sstT gene encoding serine/threonine transporter SstT, with amino-acid sequence MFNVLSRLSLVSKIIIAIFLGIGVALLFPNFTPYLSLLGELFIKALKSVAPILVFVLVLASIANFKVGQNSNLKPVMILYVVGMLLAAFSAVVASIAFPSQLFLNLSTQPALQAPGSLAEILKNLLLSFIANPVQAISEANFIGILAWAIGLGLALRHSSETTKQVLTDVADAVNKIIHTVIGFAPVGIFGLVAVTFADAGLTTLSSYAHLLIVLIGTMLFVALVINPILVALTMRANPYPLVFKCLKESGITAFFTRSSAANIPVNLDLAQRLGVNEATASVSIPLGATVNMAGAAVTITVLTLATVHTLDIHVDLSTMIILSVVATVSACGASGVAGGSLLLIPVACSLFGISSEIAMQVVAIGMIISVLQDSTETALNSSTDVLFTAAVDFRNRKN; translated from the coding sequence ATGTTTAATGTATTGTCTCGCTTGAGCTTAGTCAGCAAAATTATTATTGCTATTTTTTTAGGGATTGGCGTAGCTTTGCTTTTTCCTAACTTTACACCTTATTTGAGTTTATTAGGTGAATTGTTTATTAAAGCATTAAAGTCGGTTGCCCCGATTCTTGTTTTTGTTTTAGTGCTCGCTTCGATTGCTAATTTCAAAGTTGGGCAAAACTCAAACTTAAAACCTGTTATGATTTTGTATGTGGTTGGAATGCTACTCGCAGCATTTAGTGCTGTTGTAGCAAGTATTGCCTTCCCAAGTCAGCTATTTCTTAATTTATCAACTCAACCAGCTCTACAAGCACCCGGTAGTTTGGCTGAAATTTTAAAGAACTTATTATTAAGCTTTATTGCCAATCCTGTACAAGCGATTAGTGAAGCCAACTTTATTGGTATTTTGGCCTGGGCAATCGGCTTAGGTTTAGCATTACGTCATAGTTCTGAGACTACGAAACAAGTGCTTACTGATGTAGCTGATGCAGTGAATAAAATTATTCACACCGTGATTGGTTTTGCCCCCGTGGGAATTTTTGGCTTAGTCGCAGTCACTTTTGCGGATGCAGGTTTAACAACCTTATCTAGCTATGCACATTTGTTAATTGTACTAATTGGAACAATGCTTTTTGTTGCATTAGTCATTAATCCAATCCTAGTCGCATTGACGATGCGAGCAAACCCTTACCCATTAGTGTTCAAATGTTTAAAAGAAAGTGGAATCACAGCATTTTTCACGCGTAGTTCTGCTGCCAATATTCCTGTGAATCTGGATTTAGCGCAACGCTTAGGTGTAAACGAAGCAACCGCAAGTGTATCTATTCCACTTGGAGCAACAGTCAATATGGCAGGTGCAGCGGTTACAATTACAGTATTAACGCTTGCTACTGTTCATACATTAGATATTCATGTTGATTTAAGCACGATGATTATCCTTTCAGTCGTTGCAACCGTTTCAGCATGTGGTGCATCAGGTGTTGCAGGTGGGTCATTACTGCTTATCCCTGTTGCTTGTAGTTTATTTGGTATATCATCTGAAATTGCGATGCAAGTAGTTGCGATTGGTATGATTATCAGTGTATTACAGGATTCGACTGAAACTGCGCTGAATTCGTCAACTGACGTTTTATTTACTGCTGCTGTAGATTTCCGAAACCGAAAAAACTAG